CTCACGTGGTAGTTCTGCTCGGCCGTCGGCACGATCACCTCGGTGATCTCCGTCGGGAAATCGACGCCGTTGCCGTTCGCCATGACGACGACCATCGGATCGATGCTTCCACGCAGATAGTGGTTGTCGAGGATCTGCGCGGCCCGCCCGACCTGGATCCAGTCACTCCAGGTCTGTCCCCCGCCGTGCTGCAGATACAGCACAGGGTAGGCTTCGGCGCGCGCGGGGTCATAGTCGGACGGTGTCCACACATACGCGGAGCGACTCTCGTCAGCCGTGCTGTCGTAGGACATCGTCGTGACTTCGCCGCGATTCTCGGGTGCCACGTCTGCCGTGTACTTGGCGCGCGGACCCTCGCCCGCGACGTAGAAGGTGCTCCACGTGGGTTCGGAATTCACGAAGGTCGGGTTCGACTCGTCCTTCATGTCGACGCCGTCGCCCGTGAACTTGTAGTAGTACGAACCGCCGTCCAGCGGTCCGACCGTCAACCGCCACCGGTCGCCGTCGCGGACCATCGGGATGCGCAACCAGTTCCCGGCGGGGCCCCAGTTCGCCCACACCACAACCTCCGACGCCTCCGGGAATTCGTCGGTCTCGAACGTCACGATCCCGTTCTCGTCGATCCATGGCGTCGGCGTCGTCCCCGCGTCGGGCAGTGAGTGCTCACCGTCGAGCGCGAGGTGCCCCTCGCTCATCTCGCCGTCGCTGCCCTGGAACAAGCGTGGCGCGAAGTCAGCCAACGCCTCCTGCCACGTGTTCCAGATGTCGCCGTACGCGGGGTTCGAGCCGTCCGTCTCATACTCGACACCAGCGGCGTCGAGCGTCTCCGACAGCGCGACATTGTCATTGTAGGAAGCGTCGGTGGTGTTTCCGACGTACAGCCTGACGAGGTCTGCGTTCCGGTTGATCTGCTTCGCGTGGCCGTTGCTGATGAAGCCGTCGAAATGCCCGGAGAAGGAACCGAAGCTTGAGAACTCCTTCGACTTCTTCACCATCAGTTCCAAGGTCTGAGCGGCCCCGCGCCCAATACCCGCGAGTGCACGCTGATCCGAATCGGACGAGACGTGGAAGCTCTCTTCCACGGCCGGAATCAGATTGCGCAGCACCTCCCCGTCCACCCTGGACGTGTCCCCATCGCCCATCACGACAACCATCGGTTCGATCTCGCCGTTGCTCACGAGATTGTCGAAGATCTGCGCGGCGCGCCCGAGCTCGGTCCACTCGCTGTAAGCCTGGCCCTCGTCCTGCAGGAGGTACAGCACCGGGTACGGTTCCGTGCGGTTCGCGTCGTAGTTCGGCGGCGTCCACACCTGAGCCGCCCGGTCGGCGTGTGCGACGCGGCTGTCATAGTCGAGGGTCGTCA
Above is a window of Microbacterium faecale DNA encoding:
- a CDS encoding alpha/beta hydrolase-fold protein — protein: MTTRTRVRRRRGVSRRWTALIATGAISAGALLAVQPAAADLIADDPWISEISDGIYQFSVPHSVVVDEVGAVPDSFAVEGSFGPGHQSSRLSLGRDGDIWSAKIGPLDPGQYSFHYEAKVDGGGVVEFRNPETPQAVTAQPSLSTLFVEGESAEWLQDVPNGGELTTLDYDSRVAHADRAAQVWTPPNYDANRTEPYPVLYLLQDEGQAYSEWTELGRAAQIFDNLVSNGEIEPMVVVMGDGDTSRVDGEVLRNLIPAVEESFHVSSDSDQRALAGIGRGAAQTLELMVKKSKEFSSFGSFSGHFDGFISNGHAKQINRNADLVRLYVGNTTDASYNDNVALSETLDAAGVEYETDGSNPAYGDIWNTWQEALADFAPRLFQGSDGEMSEGHLALDGEHSLPDAGTTPTPWIDENGIVTFETDEFPEASEVVVWANWGPAGNWLRIPMVRDGDRWRLTVGPLDGGSYYYKFTGDGVDMKDESNPTFVNSEPTWSTFYVAGEGPRAKYTADVAPENRGEVTTMSYDSTADESRSAYVWTPSDYDPARAEAYPVLYLQHGGGQTWSDWIQVGRAAQILDNHYLRGSIDPMVVVMANGNGVDFPTEITEVIVPTAEQNYHVSGDSADRALAGLSMGSGHAFSTLLAHPGEFAYVGLFSTFGSVPDDADVDALNEGTELLSIYSGDVQDFTLQPTLALVESLEENGVDHVFHPLIPGPHSWDVWQKSLIDFLPDLFTAGE